One genomic region from Paramicrobacterium agarici encodes:
- a CDS encoding diaminopimelate dehydrogenase, whose product MNTTPGAASPASASTPIRVGIVGYGNLGRGVEAAIAKNADMSLAGIFTRRPSASITPIDPSASVFTIDALTEHENDIDVLILCGGSKTDLPVQGPELAARFNTVDSFDTHARIPEYFETVDAAARRAQTTALISTGWDPGMFSLNRLFGEALLPDGDTYTFWGRGLSQGHSDAVRRVDGVADAVQYTLPSQKAVDAVRSGTRPVLTTRQKHTRECFVVLEEGADADAVREAIVAMPHYFADYDTTVTFITADELARDHSAMPHGGFVLRSGLTGQDHAQIIEYSLALESNPEFTASVLVAYARAVHRLSQQNQHGAFTVLDVPPGLLSPKSPAQLRAELL is encoded by the coding sequence GTGAACACAACGCCCGGCGCCGCATCGCCCGCCTCTGCATCAACGCCGATTCGCGTCGGAATCGTCGGATACGGCAATCTCGGCCGCGGCGTCGAAGCCGCAATCGCGAAGAACGCCGACATGAGCCTCGCCGGAATCTTCACGAGAAGACCGAGCGCGAGCATTACGCCGATCGACCCGTCAGCATCCGTCTTCACCATCGACGCGCTCACCGAGCACGAAAACGACATCGATGTGCTGATTCTCTGCGGCGGCTCGAAAACAGATCTTCCGGTGCAGGGCCCAGAGCTCGCGGCGCGGTTCAACACCGTCGACAGCTTCGACACGCACGCGCGCATTCCCGAATACTTCGAGACGGTGGATGCTGCCGCTCGACGCGCGCAGACGACGGCACTGATCTCGACGGGCTGGGACCCCGGCATGTTCTCACTGAACCGCTTGTTCGGCGAGGCCCTGCTGCCCGACGGCGACACGTACACGTTCTGGGGGCGCGGGCTCAGCCAGGGTCACTCAGACGCGGTGCGACGCGTCGACGGGGTCGCGGATGCTGTGCAGTACACGCTGCCCTCGCAGAAGGCGGTCGACGCCGTGCGCAGCGGCACGCGGCCCGTGCTGACGACGCGTCAGAAGCACACGCGCGAGTGCTTCGTGGTGCTCGAGGAGGGCGCAGACGCCGACGCCGTGCGCGAGGCTATCGTGGCGATGCCGCACTACTTCGCCGACTACGACACGACAGTCACCTTCATCACGGCAGATGAGCTGGCACGCGACCACTCCGCGATGCCGCACGGGGGTTTCGTCTTGCGCAGCGGCCTCACGGGTCAGGATCACGCGCAGATCATCGAGTACAGCCTTGCGCTCGAGAGCAATCCCGAGTTCACGGCAAGCGTTCTGGTTGCCTACGCGCGGGCCGTGCACCGGTTGAGCCAGCAGAACCAGCACGGCGCATTTACTGTTCTCGACGTTCCGCCGGGACTGCTCTCCCCCAAATCACCGGCCCAGCTGCGCGCAGAGCTGCTGTAG
- a CDS encoding YqaJ viral recombinase family protein, which yields MHSRLTSRIIADSSDRVGWLRARSRGITATDVAKLSTPHSIQVAATAKLHGTGFTGNVYTEHGRRREPEIAAWVAATHGIEPSSALFRAEVEHRHLATPDGVAATPDERVVLAEIKTTTKPWRSIPRHYLRQVWWQQYVLGAERTLVVWEQHDNFVPVGDEPLCQWVDRDEAQITRLISLANQLIDELHHRTSRSA from the coding sequence GTGCACTCCCGTCTCACCAGCCGCATCATCGCTGATTCAAGCGATCGCGTCGGCTGGCTCCGGGCGCGTTCTCGAGGCATCACGGCTACAGATGTCGCGAAGCTCTCGACGCCGCACTCCATTCAGGTGGCCGCGACCGCGAAGCTGCACGGCACCGGTTTCACGGGCAATGTCTACACCGAGCACGGACGGCGACGCGAGCCCGAGATCGCCGCGTGGGTTGCAGCGACTCACGGCATCGAACCGTCGTCCGCGCTGTTCCGTGCCGAGGTCGAGCACCGGCATCTCGCCACTCCGGACGGCGTCGCCGCGACACCCGACGAACGTGTCGTTCTCGCCGAGATCAAGACGACGACGAAACCGTGGCGCTCGATTCCTCGCCACTACCTTCGCCAGGTGTGGTGGCAGCAGTACGTACTGGGCGCCGAGCGCACGCTCGTGGTCTGGGAACAGCATGACAATTTTGTTCCCGTCGGCGATGAGCCACTGTGCCAGTGGGTCGACCGTGACGAAGCGCAGATCACCCGGCTCATCTCTCTCGCCAACCAGCTCATCGACGAATTGCATCACCGCACCTCCCGCTCCGCGTGA
- a CDS encoding NADP-dependent oxidoreductase: protein MTESAPVPESMTAIVIDEPGPATALHVATVPVPPTYIGEVLVNVAAASVNPIDTKIRSGVSPTSKALDYPAVLGHDFSGTIARAPYEAHPLSDGTEVYGMTRLPRYSGSHAEYVSAPTLCVAPKPQTLSHVEAASVPLAALTAWGAVVDVARAHHGQRILIHAGAGGVGQFAVQFARFFGAEVISTASEDNLEFVRSLGASTVIDYRATRFDDELSDVDVVIDLIGNVSDDTGSRSLRVLRNGGLYVNVPTGSFPTMADEADSAGVRATRFTLTPSGEVLAKITRLIDQGEVRVHIDKTFDLADAADAHAAVETGHTRGKVVLTLATS, encoded by the coding sequence ATGACCGAGAGCGCACCCGTCCCCGAGTCCATGACCGCGATCGTCATCGATGAGCCGGGTCCGGCAACGGCCCTCCACGTGGCGACTGTTCCCGTCCCGCCCACCTACATCGGTGAGGTCCTCGTGAACGTTGCGGCGGCAAGCGTCAATCCCATCGACACGAAGATCCGCTCGGGTGTGAGCCCGACGTCGAAGGCGCTCGACTATCCCGCCGTTCTGGGTCACGACTTCAGCGGAACCATTGCGCGGGCGCCCTACGAGGCGCATCCGCTCAGCGACGGCACCGAGGTGTACGGCATGACGCGTCTTCCCCGGTATTCGGGCAGCCACGCCGAGTATGTCTCCGCGCCCACGCTGTGCGTCGCTCCCAAGCCGCAGACGCTCTCCCACGTTGAGGCTGCCTCTGTTCCGCTCGCGGCTCTCACGGCATGGGGCGCTGTCGTCGACGTCGCGCGCGCCCACCACGGACAGCGCATCCTCATCCACGCAGGCGCGGGAGGTGTCGGCCAGTTCGCCGTGCAGTTCGCGCGTTTCTTCGGCGCAGAAGTCATCTCGACAGCATCCGAAGACAATCTCGAATTCGTGCGCTCGCTCGGGGCGTCCACCGTCATCGACTACAGGGCAACGCGCTTCGACGACGAGCTCTCCGACGTCGACGTCGTCATCGATCTCATCGGCAACGTCTCGGACGACACCGGTTCGCGCTCGCTGCGGGTGCTGCGCAATGGCGGCCTCTACGTCAACGTTCCGACCGGCTCGTTCCCCACCATGGCAGACGAAGCGGATTCCGCGGGAGTCCGCGCAACGCGGTTCACGCTCACGCCCAGCGGGGAGGTGCTCGCGAAGATCACGCGGCTGATCGATCAGGGAGAGGTGCGCGTGCACATCGACAAGACGTTTGACCTTGCGGATGCTGCTGACGCGCACGCCGCCGTCGAGACCGGACACACGCGGGGCAAGGTCGTGCTCACGCTCGCCACGTCCTAG
- a CDS encoding GNAT family N-acetyltransferase: MTAVRRATLNDAENISTLAVETFGLACPPDMAQTDIEAFCRDNLSPARFEAHLSDPTRMLLVVEDAGMIAGYTLLIDAPPSDPLVDEAVTARPAVELNKVYVRSRSHGSGQAGTLMRATLETAVGHGARGVWLGVNQLNARAVRFYEKSGFTVVGTRRFKVGARWCDDFVMQSVLRD, translated from the coding sequence GTGACGGCTGTTCGGCGGGCAACGCTCAATGACGCAGAGAACATCTCGACCCTCGCTGTCGAGACGTTCGGGCTCGCGTGCCCACCGGACATGGCGCAGACCGACATCGAAGCGTTCTGCCGTGACAACCTCTCGCCGGCGCGGTTCGAAGCCCATCTGAGCGATCCCACTCGAATGCTGCTTGTGGTCGAGGACGCCGGGATGATCGCCGGCTACACGCTGCTGATCGATGCGCCTCCGAGCGATCCACTCGTCGACGAAGCCGTGACAGCGCGACCGGCCGTCGAGCTCAATAAAGTGTACGTGCGCTCGAGATCGCACGGCTCCGGCCAGGCGGGCACGCTCATGCGCGCAACTCTCGAAACAGCCGTCGGGCACGGCGCACGCGGTGTTTGGCTCGGAGTGAATCAGCTCAATGCGCGAGCCGTGCGCTTCTATGAGAAGTCGGGCTTCACCGTCGTCGGCACACGGCGATTCAAAGTCGGTGCCCGGTGGTGCGACGATTTCGTGATGCAGAGCGTGCTGCGGGACTAG
- the rplA gene encoding 50S ribosomal protein L1, giving the protein MAQKSKAYRAAAEKIEAGKHYTPNEAVALAKETGSSKFNSTVEVALKLSVDPRKADQMVRGTVILPHGTGKTARVIVFATGAAAEAAIEAGADEVGGDELIQKVADGYTDFDVAVSTPELMGKVGRLGKVLGPRGLMPNPKTGTVTPDVAKAVSDIKGGKIAFRVDKHANVHFVIGKASFTAEQLSDNINTALEEVVRLKPTSSKGRYIQKGAVSTTFGPGIPLDVNVI; this is encoded by the coding sequence ATGGCACAGAAGTCAAAGGCCTACAGGGCCGCAGCCGAGAAGATCGAGGCTGGAAAGCACTACACCCCGAACGAGGCTGTCGCCCTCGCAAAGGAGACCGGTTCGTCGAAGTTCAACTCGACGGTCGAGGTCGCACTGAAGCTCAGCGTCGACCCGCGTAAGGCGGACCAGATGGTTCGCGGTACCGTCATTCTTCCTCACGGTACGGGCAAGACCGCCCGCGTCATCGTCTTCGCAACCGGTGCTGCCGCTGAGGCGGCCATCGAGGCAGGCGCAGACGAGGTCGGCGGCGACGAGCTCATTCAGAAGGTTGCCGACGGCTACACCGATTTCGACGTCGCCGTATCGACGCCGGAGCTCATGGGCAAGGTCGGTCGTCTCGGTAAGGTACTCGGTCCTCGCGGCCTCATGCCGAACCCCAAGACCGGAACCGTGACCCCTGACGTCGCGAAGGCCGTGAGCGACATCAAGGGCGGAAAGATCGCCTTCCGCGTCGACAAGCACGCCAACGTTCACTTCGTCATCGGCAAGGCCAGCTTCACGGCCGAGCAGCTGAGCGACAACATCAACACCGCTCTCGAAGAGGTCGTGCGCCTCAAGCCGACAAGCTCGAAGGGCCGCTACATTCAGAAGGGTGCCGTGTCGACAACGTTCGGCCCCGGCATCCCGCTTGACGTCAACGTGATCTGA
- the rplK gene encoding 50S ribosomal protein L11 has protein sequence MAPKKKVTGLIKLQINAGAANPAPPIGPALGQHGVNIMEFCKAYNAATESQRGNVVPVEITVYEDRSFTFILKTPPAAELIKKAAGVKKGSGVPHTTKVGKLTQDQVKEIAEQKMADLNANDIDAAKKIVAGTARSMGITVE, from the coding sequence ATGGCACCGAAGAAGAAGGTTACTGGTCTGATCAAGCTTCAGATCAACGCCGGCGCCGCCAACCCCGCCCCGCCGATCGGTCCGGCGCTGGGTCAGCACGGCGTCAACATCATGGAGTTCTGCAAGGCGTACAACGCAGCGACGGAGTCGCAGCGCGGAAACGTCGTGCCGGTCGAGATCACCGTCTACGAGGACCGCTCGTTCACGTTCATTCTCAAGACCCCGCCGGCAGCCGAGCTCATCAAGAAGGCTGCGGGAGTCAAGAAGGGCTCCGGAGTTCCCCACACCACCAAGGTCGGCAAGCTGACCCAGGACCAGGTGAAAGAGATCGCCGAGCAGAAGATGGCGGACCTCAACGCGAACGACATCGACGCCGCGAAGAAGATCGTCGCCGGCACCGCTCGTTCCATGGGCATCACCGTCGAGTAA
- the nusG gene encoding transcription termination/antitermination protein NusG yields MSERNRDDVDWATAAEQSSEVDEAQEGNVLAGNEQAVEPAENRALHVEDGDVEGSLDAALDALGQTSEDSDAEAADETEEAEVDPYQAFRTELRMMPGKWYVIHSYAGFERRVKANIEQRKGTLEVEDYIYQVEVPMEDVVEIKNGQRKMVTRVRVPGYVLVRMDLNEDSWSVVRHTPGVTGFVGNAHNPVPLRFEEAFNMLKSLVEVKETAPAKSTSSGGAKAQARPIPAEVDFEVGETITIKEGSFAGLPGTISEIKPESGKLTVLVSLFERETPVELSFDQVTKL; encoded by the coding sequence GTGTCAGAGAGAAACCGAGACGACGTCGACTGGGCAACCGCGGCTGAGCAGTCGTCAGAGGTCGACGAAGCCCAAGAGGGCAACGTCCTCGCCGGAAACGAGCAGGCCGTCGAGCCCGCCGAGAACCGCGCGCTGCACGTCGAAGACGGCGACGTCGAGGGCTCCCTCGATGCTGCGCTCGACGCTCTCGGACAGACGTCGGAGGACTCGGACGCCGAGGCCGCCGACGAAACCGAAGAGGCCGAGGTCGACCCGTACCAGGCGTTCCGCACGGAACTTCGCATGATGCCGGGTAAGTGGTACGTCATCCACTCGTATGCCGGGTTCGAGCGCCGTGTGAAGGCGAACATCGAGCAGCGCAAGGGAACGCTCGAAGTCGAGGACTACATCTACCAGGTCGAGGTCCCCATGGAAGACGTGGTGGAGATCAAGAACGGCCAGCGCAAGATGGTGACTCGCGTGCGCGTTCCGGGTTACGTGCTCGTGCGCATGGACCTCAATGAAGACAGCTGGTCCGTCGTGCGCCACACGCCAGGCGTCACCGGCTTCGTCGGCAACGCGCATAACCCGGTGCCGTTGCGCTTCGAAGAGGCATTCAACATGCTCAAGAGCCTCGTCGAGGTCAAGGAGACCGCTCCGGCAAAGTCGACAAGCTCGGGTGGCGCGAAAGCACAGGCCCGCCCGATTCCCGCAGAGGTCGATTTCGAGGTCGGCGAGACCATCACCATCAAGGAAGGCTCGTTCGCGGGTCTGCCCGGCACGATCAGCGAAATCAAGCCCGAGAGCGGCAAGCTCACCGTGCTCGTCTCGCTCTTCGAGCGCGAGACTCCGGTCGAGCTCAGCTTCGACCAGGTCACCAAGCTTTAG
- the secE gene encoding preprotein translocase subunit SecE encodes MARKVIDTPSEDVVAAAKKDRAEKRGPFAGIILFLKQVINELKKVVTPTKKELWSYTAVVLVFVIVMMALVFGLDQLFSWLVILTFGSPGV; translated from the coding sequence TTGGCCCGAAAAGTAATCGACACACCCAGCGAGGATGTCGTCGCTGCAGCGAAGAAGGACCGCGCTGAAAAGCGTGGACCCTTTGCCGGGATCATTTTGTTCCTGAAGCAGGTCATCAATGAGCTCAAGAAGGTCGTCACTCCGACGAAGAAGGAGCTCTGGAGCTACACCGCCGTCGTGCTGGTCTTCGTGATCGTCATGATGGCTCTCGTGTTCGGACTCGACCAACTCTTCAGCTGGCTCGTCATCCTGACCTTCGGAAGCCCCGGGGTCTGA
- a CDS encoding PhzF family phenazine biosynthesis protein, whose protein sequence is MPKFAFSQVDVFSNGPFTGNPLAVVHDADAWTDADMAAFARWTNLSETAFLLAPRDDRAHYRVRIFTPTRELPFAGHPTLGSAHAWIEAGGVPDGDVLVQDCVVGLVTLRREPTGLAFRAPELVRSGPIDSSTLNTAAAALGIDVEQVRRAEWIDNGPGWLGIMLDDAEMVLALQPDFARMDALKVGVLGRHSDGSGDVEVRAFAPGFGIDEDPVTGSLNAGFAVWLTREGILPPAYTARQGAAIGRSGRVSITSDDTGIWVGGSSSTIISGNVHLGELRAACRMHIAQLGDACVVAYTYAR, encoded by the coding sequence ATGCCGAAGTTCGCATTCTCACAGGTCGATGTCTTTTCGAACGGTCCATTCACTGGCAATCCTCTCGCCGTCGTGCATGACGCCGACGCGTGGACGGATGCCGACATGGCGGCCTTCGCCCGCTGGACCAATCTGTCGGAGACGGCCTTTCTGCTTGCCCCGCGCGACGACCGAGCACATTACAGGGTGCGCATCTTCACGCCCACACGCGAGCTTCCGTTCGCCGGGCATCCCACGCTGGGCAGCGCGCACGCGTGGATCGAGGCAGGGGGAGTGCCTGACGGCGACGTGCTCGTGCAGGACTGCGTGGTCGGGCTCGTCACCCTGCGGCGCGAGCCGACGGGGCTCGCCTTTCGCGCGCCCGAACTCGTGCGCTCAGGCCCGATCGATTCGTCGACGCTGAACACGGCTGCAGCGGCGCTCGGCATCGACGTTGAGCAGGTGCGTCGCGCGGAATGGATCGACAACGGACCGGGATGGCTTGGCATCATGCTCGACGACGCTGAAATGGTCTTGGCGCTCCAGCCCGACTTCGCGCGCATGGATGCTCTGAAGGTAGGAGTCCTCGGTCGTCACTCCGATGGGTCGGGCGACGTCGAAGTTCGCGCCTTCGCCCCGGGTTTCGGCATCGACGAGGATCCCGTCACCGGGAGCCTCAACGCGGGATTCGCCGTTTGGCTCACGCGCGAGGGAATTCTGCCCCCGGCATACACCGCTCGTCAGGGGGCCGCCATCGGGCGTTCTGGTCGCGTCTCGATCACATCAGACGACACCGGCATCTGGGTCGGCGGATCCAGTTCGACAATCATCAGCGGAAACGTTCATCTCGGGGAACTGAGAGCCGCCTGCCGGATGCACATCGCTCAGCTTGGAGATGCCTGCGTCGTCGCGTACACTTATGCGAGGTAG
- a CDS encoding HNH endonuclease signature motif containing protein produces the protein MENTAAAPGFESEMGSDAVAVRAAENALAAAAELTDIDPAALSSDSLLEFTGLLGNICRLVEGRQVGNVGDIARRSDTDAGFDGLAARHGASSAAALFEKITGAKNSTAYRYTRLATHTTPRVSDTGLPLAPVFAQTAQALAEGTIGLDAAEAITATLAPVLPRAVPEQMDRAEATLLGNATGANGEAPVSADNLRQQARAFCAVLDPDGVEPSAEELHEARKLVFRHQDDGTLKITGTLSPEQAAQVTPVFDAYMSKRTSPTFMQAEELADNEEAPEERSKPQERADVFTAIIGGTGKQKTAPKLHGRGPTVLVTVDERNLDSGTGAAWSPGTPAPLPMSYVKQMQCDGDTRQVAINSDGEVLNLGTAERFFSTQQRLALIARDAPTCVAPDCHIPAWLCEAHHIQRWETGGRTDLSNGILVCWFHHRLLERGEWAITRDNNGRPRVVPPGWYVNRRYLGQRRAPGDGTTAAEPRTSAAGPQTSAPRRGTNATRPRTSAPEGTTNSENGGPLDDARDTGPRS, from the coding sequence ATGGAAAACACGGCAGCAGCACCCGGGTTCGAGTCCGAGATGGGGTCGGATGCTGTCGCTGTGCGTGCCGCGGAGAATGCACTCGCCGCAGCTGCTGAACTCACCGACATCGACCCCGCCGCCCTCTCATCTGATTCCCTTCTGGAGTTCACGGGTCTGCTGGGCAATATCTGCCGTCTGGTCGAGGGTCGTCAGGTCGGCAACGTCGGCGATATTGCTCGGCGTTCGGACACGGATGCCGGGTTTGATGGTCTTGCTGCTCGTCATGGGGCGTCGTCTGCGGCAGCCTTGTTTGAGAAGATCACCGGGGCGAAGAACTCGACCGCGTACCGATATACGAGACTCGCCACTCATACGACACCAAGAGTCTCCGACACCGGGCTGCCCCTTGCTCCGGTGTTCGCGCAGACCGCTCAAGCGCTTGCGGAAGGCACGATCGGTCTGGATGCTGCCGAAGCGATCACCGCGACACTCGCACCCGTGCTGCCGCGTGCGGTGCCGGAGCAGATGGACAGGGCCGAAGCGACCTTGCTGGGCAACGCGACCGGCGCGAACGGGGAGGCACCCGTGTCAGCGGATAACCTCCGTCAGCAGGCGAGAGCGTTCTGCGCCGTTCTCGACCCCGACGGTGTCGAACCGTCCGCGGAGGAACTGCATGAGGCGCGGAAGCTGGTGTTTCGGCATCAAGACGACGGGACCCTGAAGATCACGGGCACCCTGTCCCCGGAACAGGCGGCACAGGTGACACCCGTGTTTGACGCCTACATGTCCAAGAGAACGTCGCCGACGTTTATGCAGGCTGAAGAGCTTGCTGACAACGAGGAAGCGCCGGAGGAGCGGTCGAAACCGCAAGAACGCGCCGACGTGTTCACGGCGATCATCGGCGGCACCGGGAAACAGAAGACCGCACCCAAACTCCACGGCCGAGGCCCGACCGTGCTCGTCACCGTGGATGAACGCAACCTCGACAGCGGAACCGGGGCAGCGTGGTCACCAGGGACACCGGCACCGTTGCCGATGAGCTACGTGAAGCAAATGCAATGCGACGGCGACACCCGGCAGGTCGCGATCAACAGTGATGGCGAAGTGCTCAATCTCGGGACCGCCGAGAGGTTTTTCAGCACGCAGCAGCGTCTAGCGTTGATCGCCAGGGACGCACCCACCTGTGTTGCACCCGACTGTCACATCCCCGCCTGGCTGTGCGAAGCCCACCACATTCAGAGGTGGGAGACCGGCGGCAGAACAGACCTGTCCAACGGCATCCTCGTCTGTTGGTTTCACCACAGACTGCTCGAACGCGGAGAATGGGCCATCACCCGCGACAACAACGGCCGACCACGCGTGGTCCCGCCCGGCTGGTATGTCAACCGGAGATACCTGGGACAACGCAGAGCGCCCGGAGACGGTACGACTGCGGCAGAACCACGCACGAGTGCGGCCGGACCACAGACGAGTGCGCCCCGGCGCGGGACCAACGCGACGAGACCGAGGACGAGTGCGCCCGAAGGCACAACCAACAGTGAAAACGGCGGTCCACTCGACGATGCACGAGATACCGGGCCGCGTTCCTGA
- a CDS encoding DJ-1/PfpI family protein has protein sequence MRSPRHVGIVLFEDFELLDAFGPIELLSRLPEEFTISLVGPTAAPVRSRQGTLVVADTSYTDAPAPDIVLVPGGQGTRILAADHEFLSWLSDWARSAQIVTSVCTGSALLAASGLLEGYRATSNKRAFEWAAQHGDDVSWQPQARWVVDRNRWTSSGVAAGMDMTHALIADLVGTDAATEAAASIEYEPHTDPDVDPFAPPSGAA, from the coding sequence ATGCGGTCACCACGTCACGTCGGAATCGTTCTCTTCGAAGACTTCGAGCTCCTAGACGCTTTCGGCCCCATCGAGCTACTCAGCCGACTGCCAGAGGAATTCACGATTTCACTCGTCGGCCCCACAGCAGCGCCAGTCCGCAGCCGACAAGGCACGCTCGTCGTCGCAGACACAAGCTATACCGACGCTCCAGCCCCCGATATCGTCCTCGTACCGGGCGGCCAGGGCACCCGCATTCTCGCCGCCGACCACGAATTTCTGTCATGGCTTTCCGACTGGGCACGTTCTGCGCAGATCGTCACATCAGTGTGCACGGGTTCAGCACTGCTGGCAGCATCCGGTCTCCTCGAGGGATACCGCGCAACGTCAAATAAGCGCGCATTCGAGTGGGCCGCGCAGCACGGAGACGACGTGAGCTGGCAGCCACAGGCACGCTGGGTCGTCGACCGCAACCGCTGGACATCATCGGGCGTCGCCGCAGGCATGGACATGACACACGCTTTGATTGCAGATCTCGTCGGCACGGATGCTGCCACAGAAGCCGCAGCGAGCATCGAATACGAGCCGCACACCGACCCCGACGTCGATCCCTTTGCCCCGCCGAGCGGAGCCGCATGA
- a CDS encoding CPBP family intramembrane glutamic endopeptidase, with protein MTGSTRRPAQALGVYLVLAFGMSWLIALPLWLSGDGLQHPAFGTIALCMMLTPAIAALVTVFVVECPEHPAERLGLVPLRPAGRFLAYLGLGLAVPVTLVFGAFVAGSLLGVYPADFTRFSGFREMLMAQTGGRLPLPVGVLVALQFVNVVLGSILNLLPALGEELGWRGWLLPHLQRFGTVPALLVSGIIWGLWHAPLLLLGYNYPTAPGWLSVLMMIGMCTLVGSVFAWLRIRSRSVWPAALAHAALNASVGLSMVYVQSGSTFDTVHATILGWSGWILPAVLLALLIVTKQFAWPPKAPVRRRNFF; from the coding sequence ATGACCGGCAGCACCCGGCGCCCCGCCCAGGCTCTCGGCGTCTATCTTGTTCTCGCATTCGGGATGTCGTGGCTCATCGCGCTGCCACTGTGGCTGAGCGGCGATGGCCTGCAGCATCCGGCATTCGGCACCATCGCCCTGTGCATGATGCTCACTCCCGCCATCGCGGCGCTCGTCACCGTGTTCGTCGTCGAATGCCCAGAGCACCCCGCCGAAAGGCTGGGACTCGTCCCGTTGCGACCGGCAGGACGCTTTCTCGCGTACCTGGGCCTCGGGCTCGCGGTTCCGGTCACGCTCGTCTTCGGCGCGTTCGTCGCGGGCAGCCTGCTCGGCGTCTACCCCGCGGACTTCACTCGCTTCTCCGGGTTCCGCGAGATGCTGATGGCGCAAACGGGCGGCCGGCTGCCACTGCCGGTCGGCGTGCTCGTGGCACTGCAATTCGTGAACGTCGTCCTCGGCAGCATCCTGAACCTGCTTCCCGCACTGGGTGAAGAACTCGGCTGGCGCGGCTGGCTCCTGCCGCACCTGCAGCGGTTCGGAACTGTTCCCGCGTTGCTCGTCAGCGGAATCATCTGGGGGCTCTGGCACGCCCCCCTGCTGCTGCTCGGCTACAACTACCCGACGGCACCCGGCTGGCTCAGCGTGCTGATGATGATCGGAATGTGCACGCTCGTCGGCTCGGTGTTCGCGTGGCTGCGCATTCGTTCGCGCTCAGTGTGGCCCGCGGCACTTGCGCACGCCGCCTTGAACGCGTCCGTCGGCCTCTCGATGGTGTACGTGCAGTCAGGGTCGACGTTCGACACCGTGCACGCGACGATCCTCGGGTGGTCGGGCTGGATACTCCCTGCCGTGCTCCTGGCCCTGCTCATCGTGACGAAGCAGTTCGCATGGCCACCCAAAGCTCCCGTTCGCAGGCGAAACTTCTTCTAA
- a CDS encoding ABC transporter ATP-binding protein: MTQETLAGRGLTLGYDGRVISADLDVSIPPGSFTAIIGPNACGKSTLLRALSRLLSPTAGQVILDGRAITEYGSKEVARRLGLLPQSSVAPDGITVFELVSRGRFPHQSLLRQWSEADEAAVHDAMESTNVLHLADAQVDELSGGQRQRVWLALVLAQQTPLLLLDEPTTFLDIAHQIDVLNLCRSLHAHGSYTLVAVLHDLNMAFRYADHVIAMRDGRIIAQGAPADIVSAELVHEVFGLRAVCVDDPVTGKPMVVPLDAVPETPSDIQAGDGTWE, encoded by the coding sequence GTGACGCAGGAGACGCTTGCGGGGCGCGGGCTGACGCTCGGATACGACGGGCGTGTCATCTCCGCTGACCTCGACGTCTCGATTCCTCCGGGTTCGTTCACCGCCATCATCGGGCCCAATGCGTGCGGAAAGTCGACGCTTCTGCGCGCGCTGTCGCGGTTGCTGTCACCCACGGCCGGTCAGGTCATTCTCGACGGACGCGCAATAACGGAGTACGGGTCGAAAGAGGTGGCGCGACGCCTTGGACTGCTGCCGCAGTCATCGGTCGCGCCCGACGGCATCACGGTCTTCGAGCTGGTCTCGCGTGGACGCTTTCCGCATCAGAGTCTCCTGCGGCAGTGGTCAGAAGCCGATGAAGCCGCGGTGCATGACGCGATGGAGTCGACGAACGTGCTGCACCTCGCCGATGCGCAGGTCGACGAACTCTCGGGTGGTCAGCGACAGCGTGTCTGGCTCGCGCTCGTGCTGGCACAGCAGACTCCGCTTCTGCTGCTCGACGAGCCGACGACCTTTCTCGACATTGCCCACCAGATCGACGTTCTCAATCTCTGTCGGTCCCTCCACGCGCACGGAAGCTACACGCTCGTCGCCGTGTTGCACGACCTCAATATGGCGTTCCGCTATGCCGATCACGTCATCGCCATGCGCGACGGCCGCATTATCGCGCAGGGCGCGCCGGCCGACATCGTCTCGGCAGAGCTCGTGCACGAGGTCTTCGGGCTGCGTGCCGTGTGCGTTGACGATCCGGTGACGGGAAAGCCGATGGTCGTTCCGCTTGACGCCGTTCCCGAGACGCCGAGCGACATTCAAGCGGGCGACGGCACATGGGAGTGA